From Mya arenaria isolate MELC-2E11 chromosome 1, ASM2691426v1, a single genomic window includes:
- the LOC128240335 gene encoding uncharacterized protein LOC128240335, with product MASGLDVVDLRQDRLSQEHCLILKVLEDINVQHFNVNLDLITSLRYMRERGILTEIQRKWLRRKLRSIDHEEKIIFWRTFLFYLFRIRTNREAILNVLVEQGFSSLADEIKDGFIRYAMNFDLYPGADIPNADYVLKMYMHWKKKIDDGTCREDQLGDLSNRVREKMLQPNINDRDCQKYADQFVVLTRLRSQLCADPDSALKLIENMKLSVPTRVNTYFAEMVYHGRNIIKSLAEGDIGQAKIYSNEVEEMCLRCKHVCVRTMFHHRIVSVYRKVYAANPSEHIFKEIESHCRSGLNVVNSLTTSEATDFFELFFLLNITETMLGINVDFTISRQLHERDKCFGKAFVYLDNIERKHVKNMTPRCCMKYNISKARLHEFDDKEVAVEYIEEAIKLAQNGLIFPDRIANIERYRRSIGS from the coding sequence ATGGCGAGTGGTTTGGATGTTGTGGATTTACGACAGGATCGTTTAAGTCAGGAACACTGTCTTATTTTGAAAGTGCTGGAGGATATCAATGTTCAACACTTCAATGTTAACCTCGACCTTATAACTTCGCTCAGGTATATGCGAGAGCGAGGAATACTAACTGAAATACAAAGAAAATGGCTGCGTAGAAAATTAAGGTCGATCGATCACGAggagaaaataatattttggcggacattcttgttttatttgttcCGTATTAGAACAAATCGAGAGGCTATACTCAATGTTCTTGTTGAGCAGGGATTTTCGTCGCTTGCTGATGAAATAAAAGATGGGTTCATACGCTACGCAATGAATTTTGACCTATACCCAGGGGCAGATATCCCAAATGCTGACTACGTACTGAAAATGTACATGCATTGGAAAAAGAAAATCGACGATGGTACATGTCGAGAGGACCAGTTGGGAGATCTATCAAACAGGGTCAGAGAAAAAATGTTGCAACCGAATATCAACGATAGGGATTGCCAAAAATACGCGGACCAGTTTGTTGTCCTGACAAGACTGCGAAGTCAGCTATGTGCAGATCCAGATTCGGCGCTGAAACTGATAGAAAACATGAAGCTTAGCGTTCCTACCAGAGTGAATACATACTTCGCTGAAATGGTATATCATGgcagaaatataattaaatcactGGCCGAAGGAGACATCGGGCAAGCAAAGATTTACTCAAACGAAGTTGAGGAAATGTGCCTAAGATGTAAACACGTTTGTGTTAGGACAATGTTTCATCACAGAATTGTGTCTGTTTACAGGAAAGTGTATGCAGCTAACCCGAGCGAAcacatatttaaagaaatagaGAGTCACTGTCGAAGCGGTCTAAACGTTGTTAACTCTTTGACAACTAGCGAAGCAACGGATTTctttgaacttttttttcttctcaaCATAACAGAGACAATGCTTGgcataaatgttgattttacgATAAGCCGCCAACTACATGAAAGAGATAAGTGTTTTGGAAAGGCATTCGTATACCTAGacaatattgaaagaaaacacgTGAAAAACATGACACCAAGATGCTGTATGAAATACAACATAAGCAAAGCACGACTTCATGAGTTTGATGATAAAGAGGTCGCAGTTGAATATATCGAAGAGGCCATAAAACTTGCGCAAAATGGATTAATATTTCCAGATCGCATTGCAAACATTGAAAGATACAGGCGCAGCATTGGTTCTTAA
- the LOC128236867 gene encoding neuroligin-4, Y-linked-like, giving the protein MGIKDVFLLFVLIIGCYCEGPILETKIGKIQGIQSEKTFRNKTYTINAYLGIPYAKPPVGEHRFKRPVPYGDLASPFDASKFGSSCPQIERPPFAKYSINEDCLFLNVYVPATASDRPEGHAIMIWIHGGGLNYGAGQLYAGEVLAAHGNVIIVTINYRVGVFGFLNIGDERAQGNMGLWDQRLAMNWIKENIGSFGGDINRITIFGESAGAVSVNIHIMYPPNKGLFQQAISQSGAARSKFGSAAPHVTLAAYLGCNLSTADEIFYCLNNTNAKDVVDIQLQLRTDISKYEEISFMETIDGELIKRFQHDTIQDGLNNRQSDEIEFMQSLRYINGVNGNEGLSTFLRILNAPLNEMIVTKEVLDNDYIPKFLSYIYPGQEVPPEVQKVIAYEYTNWVDPEDATRMFIKYAGDVTYNVESMDLRTLHLKGEGSRIWVYSFEANMDQHLLSTPDWATTANHGDDLAPLFGYQID; this is encoded by the exons ATGGGGATTAAAGATGTGTTCTTATTGTTTGTTCTCATCATTGGCTGTTACTGTGAAGGACCTATTCTTGAAACAAAGATTGGGAAAATTCAAGGTATACAAAGTGAAAAGACATTCAGGAATAAAACATACACCATCAACGCTTACTTGGGAATTCCTTACGCTAAGCCACCAGTTGGAGAACATAGGTTCAAACGCCCGGTGCCGTATGGGGATCTCGCATCACCATTTGACGCTTCTAAATTCGGATCGTCTTGTCCACAAATTGAACGTCCACCATTTGCAAAGTATTCTATCAACGAGGACTGTCTGTTTCTAAACGTTTACGTTCCTGCTACTGCTTCTGATCGCCCTGAAGGGCACGCCATTATGATCTGGATTCACGGAGGTGGACTTAATTACGGGGCTGGTCAACTTTATGCCGGTGAAGTTCTAGCGGCGCATGGAAACGTTATAATTGTGACCATCAATTACAGGGTGGGCGTTTTCGGATTTCTGAATATTGGTGACGAACGCGCCCAGGGGAATATGGGACTTTGGGATCAGCGTCTTGCTATGAACTGGATAAAGGAAAATATTGGAAGTTTCGGAGGCGATATTAACAGAATTACAATATTCGGAGAATCTGCAGGAGCCGTGAGTGTAAACATTCATATCATGTACCCGCCGAACAAAGGTTTATTTCAGCAGGCGATTTCTCAGAGTGGGGCCGCTAGGTCTAAATTCGGGTCCGCTGCTCCTCATGTCACGTTAGCGGCGTATTTAGGGTGTAATTTGAGCACAGCAGATGAGATTTTCTATTGTTTGAACAACACTAATGCCAAAGATGTTGTAGATATTCAGCTTCAACTTAGAACGGACATTAGCAAATATGAAGAAATCTCGTTCATGGAAACGATTGACGGCGAACTAATCAAGCGATTTCAACATGACACAATTCAAGATGGCTTAAATAATCGCCAAAGCGACGAGATCGAATTTATGCAGTCTTTAAGATATATTAACGGTGTCAATGGTAACGAAGGACTTTCAACTTTTCTTCGGATCTTAAACGCTCCACTAAACGAAATGATCGTTACCAAAGAAGTGTTGGACAATGATTATATACCAAAATTTCTCTCATATATATACCCCGGTCAAGAAGTACCTCCCGAAGTTCAGAAAGTTATTGCCTATGAATATACCAACTGGGTTGACCCAGAAGACGCGACACGAATGTTTATCAAGTATGCTGGAGATGTTACGTATAACGTTGAAAGTATGGACCTGCGAACCCTTCACCTTAAGGGAGAGGGGTCAAGAATATGGGTATACAGTTTTGAAGCAAACATGGATCAACATCTTTTATCGACACCTGATTGGGCGACAACAGCCAATCATGGAGATGACCTAGCACCTCTGTTTGG CTACCAGATAGATTAA
- the LOC128234861 gene encoding fatty acyl-CoA hydrolase precursor, medium chain-like has product MMGVKLCFLLFVLVVDCYCQEPTVETKIGTIQGIQSNKTFRNNVYTTNAYLGIPYSKPPVGDMRFKRPLPYGNLTSPFNATNYGSPCPQMQYPVFGMHSTNEDCLFLNVFVPTATSDREERHAVMIWVHGGGLISGSGQLTPGEILAAYGNVIVVTINYRLGVFGFLNIGDERAQGNMGLWDQREAMLWVIENIASFGGDVDRITIFGESAGAVSVNVHSLYPPNKGLFHQVISQSGSARSNFGSSSPQTALARYLGCDISTSDAIFECLKKVSPEDYVNLQQQFAMDSIKFGEITFIETIDGDLIKRFPLDTIRDAFRNRSPEVEFMQSLAYINGLNGNEGLSNLIMMANGPLNDVRINKTTMDNSLIPMMLPFVFPGHEVPHHVLKNIALEYTNWTNPDDATEMFVKYAGDVAYNVESAELRNLHAKGDASRTWVYSFDAVIDQHMLPTPDWATKANHADDLAPIFGYQMDYKEAFNISNYQPPAWELDLSERMMTFWTNFAKYGNPSGNDTVRWPEFELDSMKHLVLDKTDSIEARQYAREVSFWREVVPGLLEANADCGKEPKHGTASSAINVFTYSRYCSILFFTFLLFSII; this is encoded by the exons atgatGGGGGTTAAACTATGCTTCCTACTGTTCGTACTAGTCGTGGACTGTTATTGTCAGGAGCCAACTGTTGAGACTAAGATTGGAACAATTCAGGGGATACAAAGCAACAAGACGTTTAGGAACAATGTATACACCACCAACGCTTATTTAGGGATTCCATACTCAAAGCCTCCAGTTGGGGACATGAGGTTTAAGCGTCCACTTCCATATGGAAATTTAACATCACCATTCAACGCAACCAACTACGGTTCACCTTGTCCACAGATGCAATATCCTGTATTTGGAATGCATTCTACCAACGAGGACTGCCTGTTTCTAAACGTGTTCGTTCCTACTGCTACTTCGGATCGTGAAGAACGCCATGCAGTTATGATTTGGGTCCATGGAGGCGGGCTGATATCTGGGAGCGGTCAACTCACTCCCGGTGAAATTCTAGCGGCGTATGGAAACGTTATAGTTGTGACAATCAACTATAGGCTGGGCGTTTTTGGTTTTCTGAATATCGGAGACGAACGCGCCCAAGGGAATATGGGACTATGGGATCAACGTGAGGCTATGCTCTGGGTAATTGAAAATATTGCGAGTTTCGGAGGTGATGTTGACAGAATAACAATATTCGGAGAATCAGCAGGAGCAGTCAGTGTAAATGTTCATAGCTTGTATCCGCCAAACAAAGGTTTATTTCACCAGGTGATTTCTCAGAGTGGGTCTGCTCGATCGAACTTCGGGTCGTCTTCTCCTCAAACAGCATTAGCGAGGTATTTAGGATGTGATATAAGCACTTCGGATGCGATTTTCGAATGTTTGAAAAAGGTTTCGCCTGAAGATTATGTTAATCTGCAACAGCAATTCGCAATGGATAGTATCAAATTTGGTGAAATCACTTTCATTGAAACAATTGACGGGGATCTTATCAAACGTTTTCCACTTGACACCATTAGAGATGCCTTTCGTAATCGTAGCCCCGAGGTAGAGTTCATGCAATCCCTGGCATATATCAACGGCTTAAACGGCAACGAAGGTCTTTCCAATCTGATCATGATGGCAAACGGTCCACTTAACGATGtaagaataaataaaaccaCGATGGATAATTCCCTCATACCAATGATGCTTCCATTTGTGTTTCCTGGCCATGAGGTACCACACCACGTCCTTAAAAACATTGCACTTGAGTATACCAACTGGACAAACCCTGATGATGCGActgaaatgtttgtaaaatacgCTGGAGATGTCGCATACAATGTAGAAAGCGCCGAGTTGCGAAACCTTCACGCAAAAGGAGATGCATCGAGAACTTGGGTTTACAGTTTCGATGCAGTCATAGACCAACACATGTTGCCAACACCTGACTGGGCAACCAAAGCCAACCATGCTGATGACCTGGCACCTATTTTCGG GTACCAGATGGACTACAAGGAAGCTTTTAACATTAGCAACTATCAACCTCCTGCATGGGAACTCGACCTCTCTGAACGCATGATGACCTTCTGGACAAACTTTGCAAAATACGG AAATCCATCTGGGAACGACACAGTCAGGTGGCCGGAGTTTGAGTTGGATTCTATGAAGCATCTCGTATTGGATAAAACCGATTCTATAGAGGCACGACAATACGCCAGGGAGGTATCATTTTGGCGGGAAGTCGTGCCAGGTCTTTTGGAGGCGAATGCGGATTGTGGCAAAGAACCAAAACATGGAACAGCGTCTAGTGCTATCAACGTGTTTACCTATTCTCGCTATTGCAGTATCCTATTTTTTACGTTCCTTCTATTTAGTATAATTTAG
- the LOC128234930 gene encoding uncharacterized protein LOC128234930, which yields MDTLIAIQIILLQTLMDSAVFCHGRVVISHGEDNDSANVNGSANGNTSYPYEENPSRLSNYWIALLVICLVPATGLLLCFILWKLHYTCKHSSFQFSCGDRKYEHISTFHERPTNTCDIESTSLNDEDQV from the exons ATGGATACTTTGATAG CAATCCAAATTATTTTGCTTCAAACCTTGATGGATAGTGCTGTATTTTGCCATGGACGAGTAG TAATTTCTCACGGAGAAGACAACGATTCAGCAAACGTTAACGGCAGTGCAAACGGCAACACATCATATCCATACGAAGAAAACCCCTCTcgtctcagcaactactggatagCCTTGTTGGTCATTTGTCTGGTCCCAGCAACTGGGTTGCTCCTGTGTTTTATACTGTGGAAACTACACTATACAT GCAAACACAGTAGCTTTCAATTTTCTTGCGGGGACAGAAAATACGAACATATCAGTACATTTCATGAACGTCCAACAAATACTTGCGATATAGAATCGACGTCACTAAACGACGAAGATCAAGTGTAA